From the genome of Ilyobacter polytropus DSM 2926, one region includes:
- a CDS encoding tetratricopeptide repeat protein: MIKTLFRKFDKNDFPGEQKKSEKEKKLLKICNKAIYSNPKNPVAYFNRGNLNFKLGNYMSALKDYNKAIRLNPKYLHAYHSRAITKEKLNYYNGAISDYNLILKIDSSDLLAHKNKNIILQKFIG; this comes from the coding sequence ATGATCAAAACTTTATTCAGAAAATTTGATAAAAATGATTTTCCAGGAGAACAAAAGAAATCAGAAAAAGAGAAAAAATTACTAAAAATCTGTAATAAGGCTATTTATTCTAATCCAAAGAACCCTGTTGCTTATTTTAACAGAGGAAATTTAAACTTCAAATTAGGAAATTACATGAGTGCATTAAAGGACTATAACAAAGCCATAAGACTTAATCCAAAATATTTACATGCATATCATAGCAGAGCTATAACAAAAGAAAAATTAAATTACTATAATGGTGCTATTTCTGATTATAACCTTATTTTAAAAATAGACTCATCAGATTTACTAGCACATAAAAATAAAAATATTATCCTACAGAAATTTATAGGGTAG
- a CDS encoding recombinase family protein, which translates to MGRKIGYARVSTVGQNIDAQIKQLENAGCEKIYEEKISGKNIDRTELQKMKKELHKGDTVIVTSFSRLARSTKDLLELVETFQIKGVGFKSLKEDISTQGASGKFILTLLGAVATFERELMLEKQKDGIAYAKSQGKYKGKQRVIYLDDRIKDLFKRVDRKELKAKEALHLSGFSQGTYYKLWKEWKDRSQ; encoded by the coding sequence ATGGGAAGAAAAATAGGATATGCAAGAGTCTCCACAGTCGGACAAAATATTGATGCCCAAATAAAGCAACTAGAAAATGCTGGCTGTGAAAAAATATATGAGGAAAAAATCAGTGGGAAAAATATCGATAGAACTGAGTTACAGAAAATGAAAAAAGAGCTGCATAAAGGAGATACTGTTATAGTAACTTCTTTTAGTAGACTTGCAAGAAGTACTAAAGATCTTTTAGAGCTTGTAGAAACATTCCAGATTAAAGGGGTAGGGTTCAAGTCGTTAAAAGAAGATATAAGTACTCAGGGAGCCTCTGGTAAGTTTATATTAACTTTATTAGGGGCAGTGGCAACCTTTGAAAGAGAACTTATGCTAGAAAAACAGAAAGACGGGATTGCATATGCAAAATCTCAAGGTAAATATAAGGGAAAACAGAGAGTTATTTATTTAGATGACAGAATAAAAGATCTTTTTAAAAGAGTTGATAGAAAAGAACTGAAAGCCAAGGAAGCTCTTCATTTAAGTGGTTTTTCTCAGGGGACTTATTATAAGCTTTGGAAAGAATGGAAAGATAGAAGTCAATAG
- a CDS encoding PDDEXK nuclease domain-containing protein: MNENNLVNLNLCKEISEIIISTRNSIRSSVNSAMVIAYWNIGKIIVEDQLKGATRAQYGKSILKDLSEKLTEEFGKGFNIRNLKHMKRFYELFGNMNSVSTQLSWTHYRHLLKVEDSSARNWYMRECEKENWSTRALERQINSFYYDRLLSSKEKEPVITEAIEKTKELAPRDVLKDPYVLEFLNLKHRPSFTEQDLESGLIEQLQEFLLELGSGFSFVARQKHFDLDGEHFYIDLVFYNYILKCFILIDLKRGKLTHQDVGQMDMYVRIFEDKMRGEGDNPTIGLILCSDKNEAVAKYSILSEGKQIFTSKYKLHLPTEEQLEREILKDISLLEEGDSWEEK, from the coding sequence ATGAATGAAAATAACTTAGTAAATCTAAATTTGTGCAAAGAGATTTCGGAAATAATTATCTCTACAAGAAATTCTATCCGTAGTTCTGTGAATAGTGCTATGGTCATTGCCTACTGGAATATTGGAAAAATTATCGTAGAAGACCAACTTAAAGGAGCCACTAGAGCTCAATATGGTAAAAGTATTCTAAAGGATCTATCTGAAAAACTTACTGAAGAATTTGGTAAAGGATTTAATATAAGAAATTTAAAACATATGAAAAGGTTTTATGAGCTCTTTGGAAATATGAACTCAGTGAGTACGCAATTAAGCTGGACTCACTATAGGCATCTTTTAAAGGTCGAAGATTCTTCTGCGAGAAACTGGTATATGAGAGAATGTGAAAAAGAGAATTGGTCTACAAGAGCACTGGAAAGACAGATAAATTCTTTCTACTATGATAGATTGCTATCCAGTAAAGAAAAAGAACCTGTAATAACTGAAGCCATAGAAAAAACTAAAGAATTAGCTCCTAGAGATGTATTAAAAGATCCATACGTATTGGAATTCTTAAACCTAAAACACAGACCATCATTTACAGAGCAAGACTTGGAAAGTGGTTTAATAGAACAACTCCAGGAATTTTTGCTAGAGCTTGGAAGTGGATTTTCCTTTGTTGCCAGACAGAAACATTTTGACCTGGATGGTGAACATTTCTACATAGACCTTGTATTTTACAACTATATTTTAAAATGTTTTATATTAATTGATCTAAAAAGAGGAAAGCTTACTCATCAAGATGTTGGTCAAATGGATATGTATGTAAGAATCTTTGAAGATAAAATGAGAGGCGAGGGTGACAATCCCACTATCGGACTCATCCTTTGCAGTGATAAAAATGAAGCTGTGGCAAAGTATTCTATACTTTCTGAAGGAAAACAAATCTTTACTTCTAAATATAAACTCCATCTTCCTACAGAGGAACAACTCGAGAGAGAAATATTAAAAGATATTTCATTACTAGAGGAGGGAGACTCATGGGAAGAAAAATAG